A genome region from Carya illinoinensis cultivar Pawnee chromosome 2, C.illinoinensisPawnee_v1, whole genome shotgun sequence includes the following:
- the LOC122301652 gene encoding uncharacterized protein LOC122301652 has product MDYCPGLDEIVSDLSFWNLANLARDRGSHDVLTTFLVVAWGLWNRRNKFIYEDVSLNINTDVNNVLSLKQEYTKVQVFHGFDKRINHVVYWHPPPIGCLKLNIDGATFSDSFSAGVGVILRDHNGDVVVAATKVESEVSLTVFIEAIALLRGIQLCVQWGYLKSY; this is encoded by the coding sequence ATGGATTATTGTCCTGGATTGGATGAGATTGTTTCTGATCTCTCTTTTTGGAATTTGGCAAATTTGGCTCGTGATAGAGGTTCTCATGATGTGTTAACTACTTTTTTGGTAGTTGCTTGGGGACTATGGAATAGGAGAAACAAGTTTATTTATGAGGATGTATCTCTGAATATAAATACTGATGTTAATAATGTTTTGTCATTAAAACAAGAGTATACTAAGGTGCAGGTTTTTCATGGGTTTGATAAAAGGATCAATCATGTTGTGTATTGGCATCCCCCTCCCATAGGTTGtctgaaattaaatattgatggtGCTACATTTAGTGACTCTTTTTCTGCTGGGGTTGGGGTTATTTTGAGAGATCATAATGGGGATGTTGTGGTAGCTGCAACCAAGGTGGAAAGTGAGGTTTCTTTAACTGTATTTATTGAAGCCATTGCTTTGTTGAGAGGCATACAACTGTGTGTTCAGTGGGGGTACCTAAAATCATATTAG